One Aegilops tauschii subsp. strangulata cultivar AL8/78 chromosome 7, Aet v6.0, whole genome shotgun sequence genomic window carries:
- the LOC109735369 gene encoding formamidopyrimidine-DNA glycosylase isoform X1 produces the protein MPELPEVEAARRALEAHCVGRRITRCAVADDPKVVVAAAGRVTFERAMVGRTIVAARRRGKNLWLRLDAPPFPSFQFGMAGAIYIKGVAVTKYKRSAVNSEDEWPSKYSKFFVELDDGLEFSFTDKRRFARVRLFDDPETVPPISELGPDALFEPMSVDNFVDSLSRKKIGIKALLLDQSFISGIGNWIADEVLYQSKIHPLQIASSLTRESCEALHQSIQEVVTYAVDVDANCDRFPVEWLFHHRWGKKPGKVDGKKIEFITAGGRTTAYVPQLQKLTGTQSNKKVVASPGQVSEDGDAKEAGAEVEVEADDDLKPRKRVATFKAAKGQQNKDAISAPSKITRKIAGGKKKQSIKHGSKDDMKTTGRNKAGAGSNYEHGLDEPAAKMRKVSGRGTRNSSKNKPKTTK, from the exons ATGCCGGAACTGCCGGAGGTGGAGGCGGCGCGGCGGGCGCTGGAGGCGCACTGCGTGGGCCGCCGCATCACGCGCTGCGCCGTCGCGGACGACCCCAAGGTCGTCGTCGCTGCCGCCGGGCGCGTGACCTTCGAGCGCGCCATGGTGGGCAGGACCATCGTGGCCGCGCGCCGGAGGGGCAAGAATCTCTGGCTCCGCCTCGACGCCCCGCCCTTCCCCTCGTTCCAGTTCG GGATGGCAGGTGCGATCTACATAAAGGGCGTTGCCGTCACAAAGTACAAGAG ATCGGCTGTCAACTCCGAGGACGAGTGGCCCTCCAAGTACTCCAAATTCTTCGTCGAG CTTGATGATGGCTTGGAGTTTTCTTTCACTGATAAGAGGCGCTTTGCAAGAGTTCGGTTATTTGATGAT CCTGAAACGGTACCTCCAATTTCTGAGTTAGGTCCAGATGCGCTCTTTGAGCCGATGTCTGTTGATAATTTTGTGGACTCACTGAGCAGGAAGAAGATTGGAATAAAAGCTCTTTTACTTGATCAG AGCTTCATATCAGGCATTGGTAATTGGATTGCAGATGAGGTGCTTTACCAG TCGAAAATCCATCCATTGCAGATTGCTTCTAGCCTAACAAGGGAGAGTTGTGAAGCGCTACACCAAAGCATCCAAGAG GTTGTGACATATGCTGTCGATGTTGATGCTAATTGTGATCGCTTTCCTGTGGAATGGTTGTTTCATCACCGCTGGGGCAAGAAGCCTGGTAAAGTCGATG GAAAGAAAATTGAATTCATAACAGCTGGTGGCAGG ACTACAGCCTATGTGCCACAACTGCAGAAGCTGACTGGGACCCAATCTAACAAAAAAGTAGTGGCTAGCCCAGGGCAAGTGAGCGAGGATGGTGATGCCAAGGAAGCAGGGGCAGAAGTAGAAGTGGAAGCTGATGATGATTTGAAGCCAAGAAAGAGAGTGGCAACATTCAAGGCTGCCAAGGGACAGCAAAACAAGGATGCCATAAGTGCCCCTTCCAAAATAACAAGGAAAATTGCTGGTGGCAAGAAGAAACAAAGCATTAAACATGGCAGCAAAGATGATATGAAGACTACAGGACGAAACAAAGCTGGTGCTGGTAGCAACTATGAGCATGGTTTGGACGAACCTGCTGCTAAGATGCGCAAAGTATCAGGCCGGGGTACAAGAAATTCGTCCAAGAATAAACCGAAGACTACCAAATAA
- the LOC109735368 gene encoding uncharacterized protein codes for MEASSGPSRSSSQEPDGPCDGADRLSALPDDLLLDVLARLPCAAAAARTEVLSRRWLGLWAGLRQIVFRGVALPSLEAALGRVDLPLPAVSLIKIRVPIKQQRPHQPAPKDKEHWRDSAGVPINSLLRAAARLEPEKLDFRIPSGISERALAVDLPCLPRATFIALNFSSLFSLAAVPAGAEFPALETLSLAECITDLGGLLSCCPRLRTLRLSRAVFPDCVIRVVNSPLLQELVVECEARLTQRVVIVAPELKQLTISFTSVVAVNITVLAPVVEKISWQCCYLGPYIVFGLWSLSKLRLQSAERQGEPTTLYIYACVDPSPFRAQVHNFRREIQRHMVAAFSVFELHLTAKGHAFGAFVVHHLLGMDRISTATRRLKVVLHRSELREVCPTHCPCESPNWRSQTISLDALEEVEFNGFDGVDHEFDLLELILGCAPMLKRMIVKLSEETSASNDGCAKIVNIFKQASSSVECNVYHSSGIMYSSQNCPST; via the exons ATGGAGGCGAGCTCGGGTCCTAGCCGGAGTTCCAGCCAGGAGCCGGATGGCCCATGCGACGGAGCGGACCGCCTCAGCGCCCTCCCCGACGACCTGCTCCTCGACGTCCTCGCCCGCCTcccctgcgccgccgccgccgcccgcaccgaAGTCCTCTCCCGCCGGTGGCTCGGCCTCTGGGCCGGCCTCCGCCAGATCGTCTTCCGCGGCGTGGCCCTCCCGTCGCTCGAGGCGGCGCTCGGCCGCGTCGATCTTCCCCTGCCCGCGGTTTCCCTCATCAAAATCCGCGTCCCCATCAAGCAGCAGCGTCCCCATCAACCCGCCCCCAAGGACAAGGAGCACTGGAGAGACAGCGCCGGCGTCCCCATCAACTCGCTGCTCCGCGCCGCCGCGCGGCTCGAGCCGGAGAAGCTCGACTTCCGCATCCCCTCCGGCATAAGCGAGCGCGCCCTCGCTGTCGACCTGCCTTGCTTGCCCCGCGCCACCTTCATCGCGCTCAACTTTTCCTCCCTCTTCTCCCTCGCCGCCGTGCCGGCCGGCGCCGAGTTCCCCGCACTCGAGACGCTGTCCCTGGCGGAATGCATCACCGACCTCGGCGGCTTGCTCTCCTGCTGCCCGCGCTTGCGCACGCTCCGCCTCAGCAGGGCTGTGTTCCCTGACTGCGTCATTAGGGTCGTCAACTCGCCTCTGCTGCAGGAGCTTGTCGTGGAATGCGAGGCCAGATTGACACAGCGTGTCGTCATTGTTGCTCCCGAGCTTAAGCAATTGACCATCTCATTTACATCGGTGGTGGCGGTTAACATCACCGTCTTGGCGCCAGTGGTGGAGAAGATTTCATGGCAGTGCTGCTACTTGGGGCCGTATATTGTGTTTGGTCTTTGGAGCCTGAGCAAACTGCGGCTACAGTCGGCGGAGAGACAAGGAGAGCCAACGACGCTGTACATTTATGCCTGCGTC GACCCGTCTCCTTTTCGCGCTCAGGTGCACAACTTTAGGCGGGAGATACAGAGGCACATGGTTGCTGCCTTCTCCGTTTTCGAGCTACATCTCACAGCCAAGGGGCATGCTTTCGGAGCGTTTGTGGTTCATCATCTCCTTGGGATGGATCGAATTAGTACTGCTACTCGGAGGCTTAAGGTCGTCCTACATAGATCAGAG TTGAGAGAAGTATGCCCGACACACTGTCCTTGTGAGTCTCCGAACTGGAGGTCCCAAACTATCTCCTTGGATGCTCTCGAGGAAGTGGAGTTCAATGGATTCGACGGAGTGGATCATGAGTTTGATTTATTGGAATTGATACTTGGATGTGCACCGATGCTAAAAAGAATGATTGTCAAGCTGTCCGAGGAGACCTCGGCAAGTAATGATGGATGCGCAAAGATAGTCAACATCTTCAAGCAGGCATCTTCTTCTGTGGAATGTAATGTTTATCACAGCTCGG GGATAATGTACAGCAGCCAAAATTGCCCTTCGACATGA
- the LOC109735369 gene encoding formamidopyrimidine-DNA glycosylase isoform X3: MPELPEVEAARRALEAHCVGRRITRCAVADDPKVVVAAAGRVTFERAMVGRTIVAARRRGKNLWLRLDAPPFPSFQFGMAGAIYIKGVAVTKYKRSAVNSEDEWPSKYSKFFVELDDGLEFSFTDKRRFARVRLFDDPETVPPISELGPDALFEPMSVDNFVDSLSRKKIGIKALLLDQSFISGIGNWIADEVLYQSKIHPLQIASSLTRESCEALHQSIQEVVTYAVDVDANCDRFPVEWLFHHRWGKKPGKVDVSGYCRKEN, from the exons ATGCCGGAACTGCCGGAGGTGGAGGCGGCGCGGCGGGCGCTGGAGGCGCACTGCGTGGGCCGCCGCATCACGCGCTGCGCCGTCGCGGACGACCCCAAGGTCGTCGTCGCTGCCGCCGGGCGCGTGACCTTCGAGCGCGCCATGGTGGGCAGGACCATCGTGGCCGCGCGCCGGAGGGGCAAGAATCTCTGGCTCCGCCTCGACGCCCCGCCCTTCCCCTCGTTCCAGTTCG GGATGGCAGGTGCGATCTACATAAAGGGCGTTGCCGTCACAAAGTACAAGAG ATCGGCTGTCAACTCCGAGGACGAGTGGCCCTCCAAGTACTCCAAATTCTTCGTCGAG CTTGATGATGGCTTGGAGTTTTCTTTCACTGATAAGAGGCGCTTTGCAAGAGTTCGGTTATTTGATGAT CCTGAAACGGTACCTCCAATTTCTGAGTTAGGTCCAGATGCGCTCTTTGAGCCGATGTCTGTTGATAATTTTGTGGACTCACTGAGCAGGAAGAAGATTGGAATAAAAGCTCTTTTACTTGATCAG AGCTTCATATCAGGCATTGGTAATTGGATTGCAGATGAGGTGCTTTACCAG TCGAAAATCCATCCATTGCAGATTGCTTCTAGCCTAACAAGGGAGAGTTGTGAAGCGCTACACCAAAGCATCCAAGAG GTTGTGACATATGCTGTCGATGTTGATGCTAATTGTGATCGCTTTCCTGTGGAATGGTTGTTTCATCACCGCTGGGGCAAGAAGCCTGGTAAAGTCGATG TTTCTGGTTATTGCAGGAAAGAAAATTGA
- the LOC109735369 gene encoding formamidopyrimidine-DNA glycosylase isoform X2, with the protein MPELPEVEAARRALEAHCVGRRITRCAVADDPKVVVAAAGRVTFERAMVGRTIVAARRRGKNLWLRLDAPPFPSFQFGMAGAIYIKGVAVTKYKRSAVNSEDEWPSKYSKFFVELDDGLEFSFTDKRRFARVRLFDDPETVPPISELGPDALFEPMSVDNFVDSLSRKKIGIKALLLDQSFISGIGNWIADEVLYQSKIHPLQIASSLTRESCEALHQSIQEVVTYAVDVDANCDRFPVEWLFHHRWGKKPGKVDDELRQLCRKIGMPVIMCSSLLSFGPRQIYPVSGYCRKEN; encoded by the exons ATGCCGGAACTGCCGGAGGTGGAGGCGGCGCGGCGGGCGCTGGAGGCGCACTGCGTGGGCCGCCGCATCACGCGCTGCGCCGTCGCGGACGACCCCAAGGTCGTCGTCGCTGCCGCCGGGCGCGTGACCTTCGAGCGCGCCATGGTGGGCAGGACCATCGTGGCCGCGCGCCGGAGGGGCAAGAATCTCTGGCTCCGCCTCGACGCCCCGCCCTTCCCCTCGTTCCAGTTCG GGATGGCAGGTGCGATCTACATAAAGGGCGTTGCCGTCACAAAGTACAAGAG ATCGGCTGTCAACTCCGAGGACGAGTGGCCCTCCAAGTACTCCAAATTCTTCGTCGAG CTTGATGATGGCTTGGAGTTTTCTTTCACTGATAAGAGGCGCTTTGCAAGAGTTCGGTTATTTGATGAT CCTGAAACGGTACCTCCAATTTCTGAGTTAGGTCCAGATGCGCTCTTTGAGCCGATGTCTGTTGATAATTTTGTGGACTCACTGAGCAGGAAGAAGATTGGAATAAAAGCTCTTTTACTTGATCAG AGCTTCATATCAGGCATTGGTAATTGGATTGCAGATGAGGTGCTTTACCAG TCGAAAATCCATCCATTGCAGATTGCTTCTAGCCTAACAAGGGAGAGTTGTGAAGCGCTACACCAAAGCATCCAAGAG GTTGTGACATATGCTGTCGATGTTGATGCTAATTGTGATCGCTTTCCTGTGGAATGGTTGTTTCATCACCGCTGGGGCAAGAAGCCTGGTAAAGTCGATG ATGAACTGCGGCAATTATGCAGGAAAATAGGAATGCCAGTAATTATGTGCTCCAGTTTGTTATCCTTTGGCCCTCGTCAGATTTATCCAGTTTCTGGTTATTGCAGGAAAGAAAATTGA